A region of Selenomonadales bacterium 4137-cl DNA encodes the following proteins:
- a CDS encoding M24 family metallopeptidase, translating to MNRSEEVDTKHRRLAAMMAANGYSAVLLKKQPNFSWFTAGGRNMVGMATELGVASLLVTREARYCIANRIEAARMMDEEGLAGLGFELLEYGWHEDREAELVARVAGGLGSVAADTDFASCRNADGEIRKLRYSLTESEIERYLFLGAKLSAAIEKVMFSIRPGDRECEIAGRIGPELWKDLIDPTAIMVAADERIYRYRHPIATDRTVKRYVMVALNARYKGLITAVTRMLHFGRPDAKLAKQFRDNNEVECRMIAATKPGSPAVAAFDAALAAYREFGFADEWLLHHQGGAMGYYGRDYKVTAGTTEIVAENQAFCWNPTITGTKTEDAFIATAGGPLMITGPVSYPRIASSVGGVDFVRPGLLVID from the coding sequence ATGAACAGAAGCGAGGAAGTCGATACAAAGCACCGGCGGCTGGCCGCCATGATGGCGGCGAACGGCTACAGCGCCGTTTTGCTGAAGAAGCAGCCGAACTTTTCCTGGTTTACGGCTGGCGGCCGCAATATGGTGGGGATGGCCACCGAGCTGGGGGTGGCCTCCCTGCTGGTCACCAGGGAGGCTCGCTACTGTATCGCCAACAGGATCGAAGCGGCCCGGATGATGGACGAGGAGGGGCTCGCCGGCCTTGGTTTTGAACTGCTCGAATACGGGTGGCACGAGGACCGTGAAGCCGAGCTTGTCGCCAGAGTCGCGGGTGGCCTGGGTTCCGTTGCTGCAGATACCGACTTTGCATCTTGCCGGAACGCCGACGGTGAAATAAGGAAGCTGCGCTATTCGCTGACGGAGAGCGAGATCGAGAGGTACCTGTTTCTGGGCGCGAAGCTGTCGGCGGCGATCGAGAAGGTGATGTTCAGCATCCGCCCGGGGGACAGGGAGTGCGAAATCGCCGGCCGTATAGGTCCCGAACTGTGGAAAGACCTTATCGACCCAACGGCGATAATGGTGGCGGCCGACGAGCGGATCTACCGGTATCGCCATCCGATTGCGACCGACCGAACGGTCAAGCGCTATGTGATGGTGGCTCTCAACGCCCGCTACAAAGGCCTGATCACCGCGGTCACCCGCATGCTCCACTTCGGCAGACCGGACGCGAAACTGGCGAAGCAGTTTCGCGACAACAACGAGGTGGAGTGCCGCATGATCGCGGCGACGAAACCGGGTTCGCCGGCGGTCGCCGCCTTCGATGCCGCTCTGGCCGCTTACCGGGAATTCGGCTTCGCGGACGAATGGCTGCTTCACCATCAGGGCGGGGCGATGGGCTACTACGGCCGCGACTACAAGGTTACCGCCGGGACGACGGAGATCGTCGCCGAGAACCAGGCTTTCTGCTGGAACCCGACGATCACCGGCACCAAGACCGAGGACGCGTTCATTGCCACCGCCGGCGGCCCGCTGATGATTACCGGGCCGGTGTCTTATCCCCGCATAGCGTCGAGCGTGGGCGGGGTGGATTTTGTCAGGCCAGGCCTGCTTGTTATCGATTAG